From Hydractinia symbiolongicarpus strain clone_291-10 chromosome 11, HSymV2.1, whole genome shotgun sequence, the proteins below share one genomic window:
- the LOC130614511 gene encoding uncharacterized protein LOC130614511, which yields MGWFCRAAIKFLLAVFLVSSLCMLVISLSTNFWIHYKDTGTTGRKNVSYVSGLWRVCRFKATLKTACSSFEEPISTSGRIGNTHVKVWLLVSTGLEVISVIFLFFIVLKRRYMIHLFVFCIVAVTQTITTVLSVCLFIQSIADINLRNKSYGWSFVICCISAALDGLLVILSTSLYLINTIRYRKKRNSTYNLKTKMKNWQNDGTNLYWPVKGHVDFRRNNFNFESREIVKSPDLSKSMLLKHEGNAIARSIFAETKEDAPSEKRSVRFHIIATKSPC from the exons ATGGGATGGTTTTGCAGAGCAGCGATAAAGTTCCTTTTGGCAGTTTTTTTAGTATCTAGTTTGTGCATGCTTGTAATATCTTTGTCTACTAACTTTTGGATTCATTATAAGGATACTGGAACAACGGGTAGAAAGAATGTGTCTTATGTATCCGGGTTGTGGCGTGTGTGTCGTTTTAAAGCGACATTGAAAACCGCATGTTCATCATTCGAAGAACCCATCAGTACTTCAGGAAGAATTGGAAACACTCATGTCAAAGTTTGGCTTCTTGTTAGTACCGGTCTGGAAGTCATCTccgttatatttttattttttattgtgctgAAGCGAAGGTACATGATTCATCTTTTCGTATTCTGCATTGTAGCAGTGACACAGACCATTACTACTGTTCTCAGTGTGTGCCTATTTATTCAAAGCATAGCTGATATTAATTTACGCAATAAATCATATGGTTGGTCTTTTGTTATTTGCTGTATAAGTGCGGCTCTCGATGGGTTGTTGGTCATATTATCAACTTCACTTTACCTGATTAACACGATTCGCTacaggaaaaaaagaaattctacCTATAACTTAaagacaaaaatgaaaaactggCAAAATGATGGCACTAATTTATATTGGCCTGTCAAAGGTCACGTTGACTTTAGAAGAAATAATTTCAATTTTGAAAGTCGGGAAATAGTCAAG AGCCCAGATCTATCAAAATCAATGCTGTTAAAGCATGAAGGAAATGCAATCGCTCGTAGCATCTTTGCTGAAACGAAAGAAGACGCTCCTAGTGAAAAGAGAAGCGTGCGTTTTCATATAATAGCAACAAAATCGCCGTGCTGA
- the LOC130613587 gene encoding ubiquitin carboxyl-terminal hydrolase 27-like has protein sequence MSMLKRSSSDIDPSNFLWALKRIISEQYTAFNYNTQQDVPEILHTVLDKLKGSSSRADYMSRVTTTSTVTLDTCFCSSSREDTSNILTLPTSLSISQGLLKPESLSGEYKWFRPQCNTHRECTKETHISHCGSVLIVQLLKFSAAQNTFVKDTRSVDCSSESENPLNVQICSNNDISFNRNFSLVATINHSGTIKSGHYWAKGKIIYKEVVTNCNQTARGLDIFSCLWV, from the exons ATGTCTATGCTGAAACGTTCTTCATCAGACATTGACCCATCAAACTTTCTTTGGGCTTTAAAAAGgataatatcagaacaatacaCTGCTTTTAACTACAACACGCAGCAAGATGTTCCTGAAATTCTCCATACAGTTTTGGATAAATTAAAAGGCTCTTCCTCACGCGCTGACTATATGTCTAGGGTGACCACCACTTCAACCGTAACATTAGATACCTGTTTTTGTTCCTCTTCAAGAGAGGACACATCAAACATTTTAACTCTTCCCACTTCTTTATCCATTTCACAGGGACTTCTCAAACCCGAGTCACTATCAGGGGAATATAAATGGTTTCGCCCACAGTGTAATACACATCGGGAATGCACAAAAGAAACACATATCAGTCACTGCGGGTCAGTGCTGATTGTGCAGCTCCTTAAATTTTCTGCTGCCCAAAACACTTTTGTCAAAGACACCCGTTCGGTCGATTGTTCTTCCGAAAGCGAAAACCCTTTAAATGTCCAGATTTGCTCGAATAATGACATCTCCTTTAACAGAAACTTTTCACTAGTCGCGACCATAAACCATTCAGGTACCATAAAATCTGGACATTACTGGGCAAAggggaaaataatttacaaagaggtg GTAACAAATTGTAACCAAACAGCAAGAGGGTTAGATATTTtttcttgtctttgggtgtga